The genomic window CGCCAAGCAGCGTTATTTATATACTTATCACCGATGCTTATATCATAATATTGACACTTACCTTTCCATTCACATCAGGTTTTTTTAGGTGTTTCTATCAGATATTCTAGTTTAATGTCTTCAGAAGGAATGTAATAAGAAGCAGGATGGCTAGTTTCTAATACTCTTTTAGCTTTACTTGTTTCTGCTAAAACAATACTATTAACAATTATCCGAATTGATTTGTTGCTATCTTCTAAACGAGCCGGACGGGGATAATCCCAAACTGATTCTTGACCAGGTTGTGGTAGGATATAATTTTGTTTCATTCTCAATAATCTCCTTTTAAATCTTGAGCAATTCTAAAACCAGCGTGTTGATAAAAGTAGGGACGAAACCAGTTGCGATAGGTTGGTAATGCCATTGCACCATTAGTAGCCCAAGAACCGCCGAGCATCATCTGATGTTTGCCATCAAAAAAGGGTGCTGCTTGATCTTCGTAAAGCGGATGAGGTTCAAATCCTGGTAGGGCGTTGAAAGTGTCCCCCAGCCATTCCCAGACATTTCCTCTGAGATCATAAAGCCCACAAGCGCTATTAGCTGGTTTGAACATTCCCACTGGGCTGGGGGAAATGAATTGTAAGTTGAGATTAGAGTTAGTTGATAAGTGGTTATCCTTACAGGTAAGTAAAGCTTGATTCCATTCGGCTTCACTCATCAAGCGGATTTCTGAGCCTTGATAACGACAAAATGCGATCGCTTCGTAGTAATTGACTTCCACAGGCCAGTCTAGGGGTAAGTCTATTTCGTCGAATGTGGCTCGATAGCGGTAGCCATCCTGCAAGGGTATCCAGAATTTGGGATGTTGGACATTGTAGAGTTGCTTCCAATCCCAAGATTCAGCATTCCAGTAGTCTGGATTGTTGTAACCACCAGCTTGAACAAATTTCAGATATTCTCCGTTAGTGATTAGATATTGACTAGCTAAAAACGGTTTTACTTCAACAGTGCGATCGCCATATTCGCTATCCCAACCGAATGTAAGATCATCCTTGGGTTTTCCTAGTTTCACCACACCACCCGGAACCCGGCGCATTTCATTGTTGGGAATATTCCCCTTGCTAGGTGCATAATTCCAGCCTTGGGGACGTTTTAGGCAATTAGTAGGCAATTGACGCACCAGCATCGAAAAGGTTTCAAAGTGAATGCGACTATGTTCTATTCCCATCAGCAAAGCCCAGAAGGGATGCTGTTGATGAATCGGGAGATCCAGAGAAGTATTTTGAATCACCTTTGTAATAGCTTCTCGTGCCTTGTCCCGATATTGCCAAACTTTTTCTACATCAGGCCAGCTAACTCCTTTCATCGCTGCGTCGAGTTCTATCGGTGTTTCTGGATTAACTCCGATTTCAAATAGGGTTTCGTATTGGGAATTAATTCGAGCTTTGATTAAACCAACTCTAATTAACTTGTTGATGAAAAAAACAGCTGAGTGACCAAGATAAAAAATTAGACGGTTTCTTAAAGGATCAGGGTTAAAATAAAAAGTTTCTTCCCTGACCAAACTTTTCATGAGTGTTTCTTCAAGCTCCCAAGAATTTTGAAAGTAGTTGAGCAGGCTTTGTGAACTGCAATCATTCAGTGTGGGGACTTGAGTCGATGTCAGTTTATTTATCGTTGAAACTAAAGGCATGATATTTTTGACAGGAGATTAACTGCACAAGTTACATAAACTACAACTTGTTACAAGAATAAGTGTTGTTTATCACATTTTTTCTTGTGTCGTCATGATCAGCCAATTTGCTCAATTTGTAAATAGACAAAGAATGTATTTTAAAATACTTAAACTACGGGTTGCCAGAATAATATCAATAATGAATTAGCGTTCAATTACTTATCTTAACTGAGTTTCAGATGATTTTTCTGGAGTGCAAACATAGCACTTCTCGTTTGTATGCAATACACTCTGACCTTTCTCCTAAAAGGAGAGAGTTTCTGGGTTCCTCGTTCCCAGCCAGAGGCTGGGAATGCCTATTGTGAGGCTTTGCCTCCTAAATTTGCGGCAGAGCCGCTTTTAATGCATTTCTAGCCTCTGGCTAGAAACGAGAATTTTCTGTAGCTACTTTTGGCATCGCTGATTGGTATGCAAACGATGTCAAATATGTTGTAATTGAGATTCAATAATCTAGGACTTACGCACACTCTACGATTCTTCTCTTCGAGACGCTCCGCGAAGGCGTCCTTGGCGTCTTCTCTGCGAGACGCTGCGCGATGGCGGTTCGATAAATTAAACTTTTTGGCGATTTTTGCGTAAGTCCTATAATCATCAGATCAACAATATTCACGATAGGCAGAGAAAATGGAGACTGGTGCTAAAGGAGAGATTTAGCCTCAACCTCCTCACAATCCATCTGCACCACACAATTTCTTCCTTGTGCTTTTGCCTGGTAGAGTCCCTGGTCAGCAGTAGCAATTAAGGTTGCAGGAGATAATTGGCTATGAGGAGTGATGGTTGCCACACCAAGACTTAGCGTAATGAATTCACTGACCTGAGAATGGGGATGAGGCTTTTTTAACGCATTAACATTGTTCTGAATATCTCTTGCAACTGCAATGGCCGATTCGATATCAGTATTTGGTAAAATAACTGCAAACTCTTCTCCACCATAACGAGCAACTAAATCAGTGGGGTGTTTAACTGTCTGAGAGATTGCCTTGGCAACCTGTCTGAGTGCATCATCTCCTGCCAGATGTCCATACGTATCGTTGTAAAGCTTAAAGTAATCGACATCGCACAAAATCAAAGATAGCAAGGCTTGCTCTTGTGCCAACCGTTGCCACTGTGCGTTGAACGTATCATCAAAGCAGCGTCGATTTGCCACTTGGGTTAGACCATCCGAACAGGCAAGGCGCTGTAATTCATGATTTGCTTGTTGTAATTGGTGGTAAAGTTCTGATTGCTGAATAGCGATCGCAGCTTGTCCCGCTAACTGGTTAAACAAGTTAATCTCCGATTGCTGCCATTGTCTGGCATGATGGCATTGGTGAGCGATCAATAGTCCCCACAAACGCTCTTGCTGCAAAATGGGCACGATC from Nostoc sp. UHCC 0926 includes these protein-coding regions:
- the ovoA gene encoding 5-histidylcysteine sulfoxide synthase is translated as MPLVSTINKLTSTQVPTLNDCSSQSLLNYFQNSWELEETLMKSLVREETFYFNPDPLRNRLIFYLGHSAVFFINKLIRVGLIKARINSQYETLFEIGVNPETPIELDAAMKGVSWPDVEKVWQYRDKAREAITKVIQNTSLDLPIHQQHPFWALLMGIEHSRIHFETFSMLVRQLPTNCLKRPQGWNYAPSKGNIPNNEMRRVPGGVVKLGKPKDDLTFGWDSEYGDRTVEVKPFLASQYLITNGEYLKFVQAGGYNNPDYWNAESWDWKQLYNVQHPKFWIPLQDGYRYRATFDEIDLPLDWPVEVNYYEAIAFCRYQGSEIRLMSEAEWNQALLTCKDNHLSTNSNLNLQFISPSPVGMFKPANSACGLYDLRGNVWEWLGDTFNALPGFEPHPLYEDQAAPFFDGKHQMMLGGSWATNGAMALPTYRNWFRPYFYQHAGFRIAQDLKGDY